A stretch of Flexivirga aerilata DNA encodes these proteins:
- the nuoF gene encoding NADH-quinone oxidoreductase subunit NuoF, translating to MATTLTPILTKFWDAPQSWTLDTYVDNEGYKALDKALAMKPEDLVAMTKDSGLRGRGGAGFPTGMKWSFLPPPDGGPRYLVVNADESEPGTCKDIPLMMAAPHFLIEGVAITSYAIGCHHAFIYLRGETVHVYRRLLRAVEEAYAAGHLGKNIHGSGFDLEVTVHAGAGAYICGEETALLDSLEGRRGQPRLKPPFPAVAGLYARPTVVNNVESIASVPPIVLHGQDWFGDMGTEKSKGFGIFSLSGHVTRPGQYEAPLGITLRELLDMAGGIRSGHRLKFWTPGGSSTPIFTDEHLDVPLDFESVAAAGSMLGTRALQIFDETVSVVRAVSRWIEFYAHESCGKCTPCREGTFWLKQILVRLEHGKGTQEDIDKLVDICDNILGRSFCALGDGATSPVTSAVQYFREEFETGMHTPWWEAFPPERSVLFDASTAKETASV from the coding sequence CCCGAGGACCTGGTCGCGATGACCAAGGACTCCGGGCTGCGCGGCCGCGGCGGCGCCGGCTTCCCGACCGGCATGAAGTGGTCGTTCCTGCCTCCGCCCGACGGCGGCCCTCGCTACCTGGTGGTCAACGCCGACGAGTCCGAGCCGGGCACCTGCAAGGACATCCCGCTGATGATGGCGGCGCCGCACTTCCTCATCGAGGGTGTCGCGATCACGTCATACGCCATCGGCTGCCACCACGCGTTCATCTACCTGCGCGGCGAGACCGTGCACGTCTACCGCCGGCTGCTGCGCGCGGTCGAGGAGGCGTATGCCGCGGGTCACCTCGGCAAGAACATCCACGGCAGCGGCTTCGACCTCGAGGTCACCGTGCACGCCGGCGCCGGCGCCTACATCTGCGGCGAGGAGACCGCGCTGCTCGACAGCCTGGAGGGCCGTCGCGGCCAGCCGCGCCTGAAGCCGCCGTTCCCGGCGGTCGCCGGTCTCTACGCGCGACCCACCGTGGTGAACAACGTTGAGTCGATCGCCTCCGTGCCGCCGATCGTGCTGCACGGCCAGGACTGGTTCGGCGACATGGGCACCGAGAAGTCCAAGGGCTTCGGCATCTTCAGCCTGTCCGGTCACGTGACCCGCCCGGGCCAGTACGAAGCGCCGCTCGGCATCACGCTGCGCGAGCTGCTCGACATGGCGGGCGGCATCCGGAGCGGCCACCGGCTGAAGTTCTGGACGCCCGGCGGCTCGTCGACGCCGATCTTCACCGACGAGCACCTCGACGTGCCGCTCGACTTCGAGTCGGTGGCCGCGGCCGGGTCGATGCTCGGCACCCGCGCGCTGCAGATCTTCGACGAGACCGTCTCGGTCGTGCGCGCGGTCAGCCGGTGGATCGAGTTCTACGCCCACGAGTCGTGCGGCAAGTGCACCCCGTGCCGGGAGGGCACGTTCTGGCTGAAGCAGATCCTGGTGCGCCTGGAGCACGGCAAGGGCACCCAGGAAGACATCGACAAGCTGGTCGACATCTGCGACAACATCCTGGGCCGCAGCTTCTGCGCGCTCGGCGACGGCGCGACCAGCCCGGTGACCTCCGCCGTGCAGTACTTCCGCGAAGAGTTCGAGACCGGCATGCACACCCCGTGGTGGGAGGCGTTCCCGCCGGAACGCTCGGTGCTCTTCGATGCTTCGACCGCTAAGGAGACCGCGTCCGTATGA